The bacterium genome includes a region encoding these proteins:
- a CDS encoding prepilin peptidase: MPVQTAAPTLTEVLMAPHMYVFLCVIAFGFGTIFGSFLNVAIYRVPLGVSVNDPKRSFCFRCGTPIRWYDNIPILSYFLLRGRCHACGAKFSIRYAMVEFLTGVIFVAIFMAHNTPETGFSASTIWYIAFACILIVGTFTDLDHWIVPDGLTKYGTVVALVAALVIGIWDPVGILTESGPFPAIRLAGGDWFDKLGAIVRGPTKMGWGADQIYFWEPFANAAMGAIFGPFLLYGIGVLGKMAFGKEGMGFGDVKLFAAIGATVGPINVILVLVLSAFIGSIIGLSTIAFGKRTRPEDSPLALGAAKLEPEGPKIPELTEDERGQNSAIAADLEMEFVDLTETAIPPAAIEQFPANLVNENVVFPLEIGEERVRLAVADPMNTRLIAALREHFQRDVEFAIAAESQIRALAAHVWGDANSAEGKAEQPLFDNYMEVATLAPLPRQLHHLPFVPSIAAACLLMLIFHSQIHLGVEKLFFPF; this comes from the coding sequence TTGCCCGTCCAGACAGCAGCCCCAACACTGACGGAAGTCCTCATGGCGCCGCACATGTATGTTTTCCTGTGCGTGATCGCGTTCGGGTTCGGGACGATCTTCGGCTCCTTTCTGAATGTTGCCATCTACCGCGTGCCGCTCGGGGTCTCGGTCAACGACCCGAAGCGCAGCTTCTGCTTCCGCTGCGGGACGCCGATCCGCTGGTACGACAACATCCCGATCCTCAGCTACTTCCTGCTGCGCGGGCGATGCCATGCCTGCGGGGCGAAGTTCAGCATTCGCTACGCCATGGTCGAGTTCCTGACCGGCGTGATCTTTGTCGCGATCTTCATGGCGCACAACACACCCGAGACCGGCTTCAGCGCTTCGACGATATGGTACATCGCGTTCGCCTGTATCCTGATCGTCGGCACGTTCACCGACCTGGATCACTGGATCGTGCCGGACGGCCTGACGAAGTACGGCACCGTGGTCGCGCTGGTCGCCGCGCTAGTCATCGGGATCTGGGACCCCGTCGGTATCCTGACGGAGTCCGGCCCGTTCCCCGCCATCCGGCTGGCCGGCGGTGATTGGTTCGATAAGCTCGGCGCCATCGTCCGCGGGCCGACGAAGATGGGATGGGGTGCGGATCAGATCTACTTCTGGGAGCCCTTTGCGAACGCCGCCATGGGCGCGATCTTCGGGCCGTTCCTCCTGTACGGAATCGGCGTGCTCGGCAAGATGGCGTTCGGCAAGGAGGGCATGGGCTTTGGCGACGTGAAGCTCTTTGCCGCGATCGGCGCCACCGTCGGCCCCATCAATGTCATCCTGGTACTTGTTCTTTCCGCTTTCATCGGCTCGATCATCGGGCTGTCGACCATCGCGTTCGGCAAGCGCACTCGCCCGGAGGATTCTCCCCTGGCGCTGGGAGCCGCGAAGCTCGAACCGGAGGGGCCAAAGATTCCCGAGTTGACCGAGGACGAACGCGGACAGAATTCCGCCATCGCCGCCGATCTGGAGATGGAGTTCGTCGATTTGACCGAAACCGCAATTCCGCCAGCCGCCATCGAGCAGTTCCCCGCGAATCTCGTTAACGAAAACGTTGTGTTCCCGCTCGAGATCGGTGAAGAACGAGTCCGTCTGGCCGTGGCGGACCCGATGAACACGCGGCTGATCGCCGCTTTGCGCGAGCACTTCCAGCGCGACGTCGAGTTCGCCATCGCCGCCGAGAGCCAAATCCGGGCGCTCGCCGCGCACGTGTGGGGCGATGCCAACAGTGCTGAGGGGAAAGCCGAACAGCCGCTATTCGACAACTACATGGAGGTCGCCACGCTGGCGCCGTTGCCGCGACAGCTCCACCACCTGCCATTTGTGCCGTCGATCGCCGCCGCTTGCCTGCTGATGTTGATTTTCCACTCCCAGATCCACCTGGGCGTCGAGAAGTTGTTCTTTCCATTCTGA
- a CDS encoding RDD family protein, translated as MPQVAPYLKPDGKRGPAKSDKPDRDALNMPKLPVAGFLRRFGALLFDLIFLYTVLRILTSAMPGPFFALGDWAPKVGSLIFIAYFTIGNGPFGAKFFGKGRTLGKFLTGIRVTDYAGNPPSLPQSFLRTLLLFPLLVTSYWIAPLLLDEGSFIHNKIGEVFGGYLLISLFFATLLTIIFNPFKQGLHDYFVRTLVRPAAAPAPTFSELTETIGQGWKKYQMQPVISGIVTLVLIWGAFLVLTWPGRTPAERIARYEREYLLPQEAGLPELKMSGVGIAPPEGEPMDPEVIQALRADLMDEASSSTLAIGINLIRQGEGPLTEAERLKAEGLARTYYDEILRTHTFAEIFPYLLGSDDPNKPPRFQLTNSRERPIRLRLFIMQEINLIFPYQHRKADEVAVDFPPLGKVVAQ; from the coding sequence ATGCCTCAAGTTGCTCCTTATCTGAAACCCGATGGGAAGCGCGGCCCCGCCAAGTCCGACAAGCCGGACCGCGATGCGCTCAATATGCCCAAGCTGCCCGTCGCGGGATTCCTGCGCCGGTTCGGGGCGCTGCTGTTCGACCTGATCTTTCTTTATACCGTTCTGCGCATCCTGACGTCGGCCATGCCGGGCCCCTTCTTCGCCTTGGGCGACTGGGCGCCGAAGGTCGGCTCGCTGATCTTCATCGCCTATTTCACGATCGGAAATGGCCCATTCGGGGCCAAGTTCTTTGGCAAGGGCCGCACGCTGGGCAAGTTCCTCACCGGCATCCGCGTTACCGATTACGCCGGCAACCCGCCGTCGCTCCCGCAGTCCTTCCTGCGCACGTTGCTGCTGTTCCCGCTGCTGGTGACGTCCTACTGGATTGCCCCATTGCTGCTGGACGAAGGCAGCTTCATCCATAACAAGATCGGCGAAGTCTTTGGCGGTTACCTGCTGATCTCGCTATTCTTCGCGACGCTGCTGACGATTATCTTCAATCCGTTCAAGCAAGGCCTGCACGACTACTTCGTCCGGACACTGGTTCGTCCGGCCGCCGCGCCGGCGCCAACGTTCAGCGAATTGACAGAGACGATCGGCCAGGGGTGGAAGAAATACCAGATGCAGCCGGTGATCAGCGGCATCGTCACGCTGGTCCTGATCTGGGGCGCATTCCTGGTGCTGACGTGGCCGGGGCGCACACCCGCTGAACGCATCGCCCGCTACGAGCGCGAATACCTCCTGCCGCAAGAAGCCGGATTGCCCGAATTGAAGATGAGCGGCGTCGGAATCGCGCCTCCCGAGGGTGAACCGATGGATCCGGAGGTCATCCAGGCACTCCGCGCCGATCTGATGGACGAGGCCTCTTCCTCGACGCTTGCGATCGGAATCAACCTGATCCGCCAGGGCGAAGGCCCCCTCACCGAGGCGGAACGCCTCAAGGCCGAGGGGCTCGCGCGGACCTACTATGACGAGATTCTCCGGACGCACACATTCGCGGAGATCTTCCCGTACCTTCTCGGCTCGGATGATCCCAACAAGCCCCCGCGTTTCCAACTGACGAACTCGCGCGAGCGTCCGATACGCCTACGCCTCTTCATCATGCAGGAGATCAATCTGATCTTCCCCTATCAGCACAGGAAGGCCGACGAGGTCGCGGTGGACTTCCCGCCGCTCGGCAAGGTTGTGGCGCAGTAG
- a CDS encoding methyltransferase domain-containing protein, whose protein sequence is MREKLLELLDCPVCRAGGGLEAHVLERRQGAELEEAVLTCGSCGRWFPVSGGVPDLVVDGLRDADADIAFLQRHAANLPAGLADSAPPVNLANPTIRRTPDQQRVFDEGVHWGAYMKHFWDVGDRSIFDVRKRGSHPSYYMAGILEPDERDTDREYGVFPNHVSRVLFPWLREHAGTWGIDVGCGGGQYGLEAARQGVRMVGCDPSMMELRLGLQHARDENVEIDYVRAEPEHPPFKPAVFDLMLAKDSLHHVPNLAAVFPTLLALLGPGAGFGCYEHIGASPLKRRVLEKISPPLVRKIKRRYPSVEIPPDLLRDSANEDVSMDQVRPAIRQHFRRLDEHGELRLYFDIEQLVHYAYGKRLWFTWLVGSTAYLIERLLLNPFQPIEHWAFHGRLKDNES, encoded by the coding sequence ATGCGCGAGAAACTCCTCGAATTGCTGGATTGTCCGGTGTGCCGCGCGGGCGGCGGGCTGGAGGCGCACGTCCTCGAAAGACGCCAGGGCGCGGAGCTCGAGGAAGCCGTTCTGACGTGCGGAAGCTGTGGGCGCTGGTTTCCCGTCTCAGGCGGCGTGCCGGATCTCGTCGTCGACGGCCTGCGCGATGCGGACGCGGACATCGCCTTCCTGCAGCGCCATGCCGCGAATCTCCCGGCCGGGCTCGCCGACAGCGCCCCGCCGGTGAATCTGGCCAACCCGACGATCCGGCGCACCCCCGATCAGCAGCGCGTCTTCGATGAAGGCGTCCACTGGGGGGCGTACATGAAGCACTTCTGGGATGTCGGCGACCGGTCGATCTTCGACGTTCGCAAGCGCGGCTCCCACCCGTCATATTACATGGCGGGGATCCTGGAACCCGATGAACGCGACACCGATCGCGAGTACGGTGTCTTTCCCAATCACGTGTCTCGTGTGCTGTTTCCGTGGTTGCGCGAGCACGCCGGAACCTGGGGGATCGATGTCGGTTGTGGCGGCGGTCAGTACGGTCTCGAGGCCGCCCGCCAAGGCGTCCGTATGGTGGGCTGCGACCCGTCGATGATGGAGCTGCGCCTCGGTTTGCAGCACGCCCGCGATGAGAATGTCGAAATCGACTACGTACGCGCCGAGCCAGAGCATCCGCCGTTCAAACCGGCCGTCTTCGATCTGATGCTTGCGAAGGACTCACTGCACCACGTGCCGAATCTGGCGGCGGTTTTCCCAACACTGCTGGCGCTGCTGGGCCCTGGCGCCGGGTTCGGGTGCTACGAGCATATCGGCGCGTCGCCACTGAAACGCCGCGTTCTGGAGAAGATCAGTCCCCCACTGGTCCGCAAGATCAAGCGCCGCTACCCGTCCGTCGAGATTCCGCCGGACCTGCTGCGCGACTCGGCCAACGAAGACGTTTCCATGGACCAGGTGCGACCCGCGATCCGACAGCATTTCCGACGCCTGGACGAGCACGGCGAGTTGCGGCTCTACTTCGATATCGAGCAGCTCGTCCACTACGCCTACGGCAAACGGCTCTGGTTCACGTGGCTCGTCGGCTCGACGGCTTACCTGATCGAGCGCCTCCTGCTGAACCCGTTCCAACCCATCGAGCACTGGGCCTTCCACGGTCGCCTGAAAGACAACGAGAGTTAG
- the rsmG gene encoding 16S rRNA (guanine(527)-N(7))-methyltransferase RsmG yields MMTELQTALSEVIEPYLTNGRTQLLVDKYETFLEMLRNRGRDNNLTGFRDSNELAIQVVGDALAPLADGPAEIIEEGPEELLDVGSGAGIPGIVYALYWPECEVYLLESNKKRLEFLHEAIETLELDNCQILEGRAESHAHELFWRERFDLVTSRALAPLPIALELCLPYLALDGWMLTFKGSNPNEEIKEAEFALNKLGAGDVDVKPYNAGPSEPRRHALWIPKVGLTPDRYPRREGIPAKRPLRGSKS; encoded by the coding sequence ATGATGACTGAACTTCAGACAGCTCTTTCCGAAGTAATCGAACCCTACCTGACCAACGGGCGGACTCAGCTCCTCGTTGACAAGTACGAAACCTTTCTCGAAATGCTGCGCAACCGCGGCCGGGATAACAACCTGACTGGATTCCGCGACAGCAACGAACTCGCCATCCAGGTCGTCGGCGACGCACTGGCTCCCCTCGCGGACGGCCCCGCCGAAATTATCGAAGAAGGACCCGAGGAACTCCTCGACGTCGGTTCCGGCGCAGGCATCCCCGGAATCGTCTACGCCCTTTACTGGCCCGAGTGCGAAGTCTACCTGCTCGAGTCCAACAAGAAGCGCTTGGAGTTCCTCCACGAAGCCATCGAAACGCTCGAACTGGACAACTGCCAGATTCTGGAAGGACGAGCCGAAAGCCACGCCCACGAACTCTTCTGGCGCGAACGCTTCGACCTCGTAACCAGCCGCGCGCTGGCTCCCCTTCCTATCGCCCTTGAGCTCTGCCTGCCATACCTCGCTCTCGACGGCTGGATGCTGACCTTCAAGGGCAGCAACCCCAACGAAGAGATTAAGGAAGCCGAGTTCGCCCTGAATAAACTCGGCGCCGGCGACGTCGACGTGAAGCCCTACAACGCGGGCCCGAGCGAACCTCGCCGTCACGCGCTCTGGATCCCCAAGGTGGGCCTGACGCCGGATCGCTATCCGCGACGCGAAGGCATCCCCGCCAAGCGACCTCTGCGCGGCAGCAAGAGCTGA
- a CDS encoding polyprenol monophosphomannose synthase: MKIIATLPTYNESENILPLIDALLAVSKNLEVLVIDDDSPDGTWELVGKRAEADPRVHLLHRTTDRGRGTAGIAGFREALSLGAELIVEMDADWSHHPRFLRALLEGTRRADVVIGSRLVRGGGEAGRSPIRTAITHAANFYIRAILGLPVRDCTTGYRVFRRWVLEGIEWDRVQSTGPAIVQEVLVAARAMGARFVEVPIQFEERRAGNSTFNSKIMLAGLAAQWRLRFGRPPVRVL; the protein is encoded by the coding sequence ATGAAGATCATTGCGACGTTGCCAACCTATAACGAGTCGGAGAATATTCTGCCTCTGATCGATGCGCTTTTGGCGGTGTCCAAGAATCTTGAAGTATTGGTGATCGATGACGACTCCCCGGACGGTACGTGGGAACTGGTCGGCAAAAGGGCGGAAGCGGACCCCCGGGTCCACCTGCTGCACCGAACGACGGACAGAGGACGTGGTACCGCGGGAATCGCAGGTTTCCGCGAAGCGCTTTCCTTGGGAGCCGAGCTCATTGTCGAAATGGATGCGGATTGGTCCCACCACCCGCGGTTCCTGCGCGCCCTGCTGGAAGGCACTCGGCGTGCGGACGTGGTCATCGGCTCCCGCCTGGTTCGAGGAGGCGGAGAAGCTGGCCGCAGCCCCATCCGAACCGCAATCACCCATGCCGCGAATTTCTACATCCGAGCAATCCTCGGTCTGCCTGTTCGGGACTGCACGACCGGCTATCGCGTTTTCCGCCGGTGGGTCCTCGAAGGCATCGAATGGGACCGCGTGCAATCCACAGGTCCGGCTATTGTCCAGGAGGTCCTTGTCGCAGCACGAGCAATGGGCGCCCGTTTCGTCGAAGTTCCCATCCAATTCGAAGAACGGCGCGCTGGTAATTCCACCTTTAACTCCAAAATCATGCTAGCCGGACTGGCCGCTCAATGGCGGCTGCGGTTCGGCAGGCCACCGGTGCGAGTCTTATGA
- a CDS encoding radical SAM protein: MAIFPTRNPYPDLASFGERAEANPLHLAVEPTTVCNTKCVFCAHYYDNFGHHMEDGVFDIICESLLPTAKSVDLTGLGDPLTSPRFWPMFEQCQHHNIPLSFTTNGIRLRKEEFIARLVREDVLMRVSVDGSSKETFEFARPLIKWEDMIATLEKLKRHVEEAGSERRIRLMINFVAMKKNIADLPDMIRLAAKYGFECIEALPLGFEEDHELTKGQSLNDCPELVAEPVTEALRLATELGVELRLPGSFRDMVMMQNRGSGLTGAVRRAGRKVSLAKGVLQRRGVSRALEVARYGFGPKVKAGTSFCLAPWRQTYIEENGKVHACCRIIEPLGNLNEQSWEEIWNGPDYRNIRRTIMSWNPSAVCRYCHINMGITAGDEHYYDRFFSGFEREELPLDSPDIQRVEGCYDLEFDEDGAVSHFWTGKRAILSLPMKKGARFLRIQTLPRQPNGIMNPGMARVDDGEPEPFDNTCDCMHFPIDHVQGDRFELTLETENAWQIGEDTRHLSLLIKGLAFLS; this comes from the coding sequence GTGGCAATATTCCCAACTCGCAATCCCTATCCGGACCTGGCCAGCTTTGGCGAGCGGGCCGAGGCCAATCCTCTCCACTTGGCGGTTGAACCCACCACGGTTTGCAACACGAAGTGCGTTTTCTGCGCGCACTACTACGATAACTTCGGGCACCATATGGAAGACGGTGTCTTCGATATCATCTGCGAGTCGCTGCTACCTACGGCGAAGAGCGTCGATCTGACGGGACTGGGCGACCCGCTGACTTCGCCCCGATTCTGGCCGATGTTCGAGCAGTGCCAGCACCATAATATTCCCCTTTCCTTCACCACAAATGGGATCCGGCTGCGCAAGGAGGAGTTCATCGCTCGCCTCGTGCGGGAAGACGTTCTGATGCGCGTCTCGGTCGATGGTTCGAGCAAGGAGACCTTCGAGTTTGCGCGTCCATTGATTAAATGGGAAGACATGATCGCGACACTTGAGAAACTGAAACGACATGTCGAGGAGGCGGGTTCGGAACGTCGCATTCGGCTGATGATTAACTTCGTCGCGATGAAGAAGAACATCGCCGACTTGCCGGATATGATTCGCCTCGCTGCAAAGTACGGTTTCGAGTGTATCGAGGCTCTTCCGCTTGGTTTCGAAGAAGACCATGAATTGACGAAAGGGCAGTCGCTGAACGATTGCCCTGAACTGGTTGCCGAGCCGGTGACGGAAGCGCTGCGACTGGCGACCGAGTTGGGCGTTGAGCTCCGTCTGCCGGGTTCATTTCGCGACATGGTGATGATGCAGAATCGAGGCAGTGGGCTGACTGGCGCAGTGCGTCGCGCCGGTCGCAAAGTCTCGTTGGCGAAGGGCGTTCTGCAGCGTCGCGGGGTTTCGCGTGCATTGGAAGTTGCGCGTTACGGCTTTGGTCCGAAAGTGAAGGCCGGGACGTCGTTTTGCCTGGCACCGTGGCGACAGACTTACATCGAAGAGAACGGCAAGGTCCACGCGTGCTGTCGGATCATCGAGCCGTTGGGGAATTTGAACGAGCAGTCCTGGGAAGAGATCTGGAACGGGCCCGACTATCGCAACATCCGTCGGACAATCATGAGTTGGAACCCATCGGCGGTTTGTCGCTACTGCCACATCAATATGGGAATCACGGCCGGGGACGAGCATTACTACGATCGGTTTTTCAGCGGGTTTGAACGGGAGGAGCTTCCGCTCGATTCTCCGGATATTCAGCGTGTCGAAGGCTGCTACGATCTGGAGTTTGACGAGGACGGGGCGGTTAGCCACTTCTGGACTGGGAAGAGGGCGATCCTCTCATTGCCGATGAAGAAGGGCGCACGATTCCTTCGGATCCAGACGCTCCCGCGCCAGCCGAACGGCATCATGAATCCCGGCATGGCCCGCGTCGATGACGGCGAACCCGAGCCCTTTGACAACACCTGCGACTGCATGCACTTTCCCATCGATCACGTGCAGGGCGATCGCTTCGAGTTGACGCTCGAAACAGAAAACGCCTGGCAGATTGGCGAAGACACACGCCACCTGAGCCTGCTCATCAAGGGGTTGGCTTTTTTGTCGTGA
- a CDS encoding radical SAM protein, which translates to MLEVQKHPEEDLNEVWPLSSVNHLHIEMGYQCNYRCTFCYQVDFSAKQNMDETIWRESLIGLYPTLKSVFLQGGEPTIMKNCIGLRDLLVEKFPHIKIGIVTNGLRLDKQWREIMLKHGYLTQFSLNGSNQKIYDRTMRFGQYEKVMENMDALLERRRELDSPLKVAVSFVIVPENVCDMADYVRFAAERGIDKVLFFTDQLLSAASSDTEGTLRELERAYKAIAEHPELEVDGLESFELLYRQRHNLMSQDPTAAERCRESRAQDLCQIPWTQIYVKHRGEVTVCCMSWRTLGNLHQQSIEEIWNGPRARDFRRKMLKDNFVFCSPTCLANRRPNFGWMWSVRKFAYQVAEDPDLIWKKAKNKIEKIRQYRKDAPKVDSDFPSVQKKKA; encoded by the coding sequence ATGCTTGAAGTTCAGAAACATCCCGAAGAAGACCTCAATGAGGTCTGGCCCCTTTCATCCGTCAACCATCTCCATATCGAGATGGGCTACCAGTGCAACTACCGTTGTACATTCTGCTATCAGGTGGATTTCTCCGCCAAGCAGAACATGGATGAGACCATCTGGCGCGAGAGCCTGATCGGACTCTACCCCACCCTCAAGTCGGTCTTCCTGCAGGGCGGCGAGCCGACGATCATGAAGAACTGCATCGGCCTGCGCGACCTGCTCGTCGAGAAATTCCCCCACATCAAAATCGGAATCGTGACCAACGGGCTGCGCCTGGACAAGCAGTGGCGCGAAATCATGCTCAAGCATGGTTACTTGACGCAGTTTAGCCTGAATGGCTCAAACCAAAAGATTTACGACCGCACGATGCGCTTCGGGCAGTACGAAAAAGTGATGGAGAACATGGATGCGCTGCTTGAGCGCCGCCGTGAACTCGACAGCCCGCTCAAAGTCGCCGTCAGCTTCGTCATTGTCCCCGAGAATGTCTGCGACATGGCGGACTACGTCCGATTTGCCGCCGAGCGCGGCATCGACAAGGTCCTGTTCTTCACGGATCAACTCCTTAGCGCCGCCAGCAGCGACACCGAGGGTACGCTGCGCGAACTCGAACGCGCTTACAAAGCCATTGCCGAGCATCCCGAACTGGAAGTCGACGGCCTGGAGAGCTTCGAACTGCTCTACCGCCAGCGGCACAACTTGATGAGCCAGGATCCGACCGCTGCCGAGCGCTGCCGCGAGTCCCGCGCCCAGGATCTCTGCCAGATCCCGTGGACACAGATCTACGTCAAGCACCGCGGGGAAGTCACCGTGTGCTGCATGAGTTGGCGCACACTTGGAAACCTGCACCAGCAATCGATCGAGGAAATCTGGAACGGCCCGCGCGCCCGCGACTTCCGCCGCAAGATGTTGAAGGACAACTTCGTCTTTTGCTCCCCCACCTGTCTGGCCAACCGGCGGCCAAACTTCGGCTGGATGTGGAGCGTCCGCAAATTCGCCTACCAGGTCGCGGAAGATCCGGACCTGATCTGGAAGAAGGCCAAGAACAAGATCGAGAAGATCCGCCAGTACAGGAAAGACGCTCCGAAGGTCGACAGCGACTTCCCGTCCGTTCAGAAGAAGAAGGCTTAG
- the lysS gene encoding lysine--tRNA ligase, producing the protein MSEYDERLEKINRLREEGEIVYKGRYDVSHTAAQARELTDGSAASLAGRVVLKRTFGKLLFATLQDRSGRIQFSLKVNDVGKETFDRWAKDFQLGDYVGLAGEMWTTQKGERTLGATELVVLSRAIRPLPEKWTGLTNQELRYRKRFLDLVSNEETRERFQMRSRMVSYIRRYLDDRDFLEVETPILQAAACGASARPFSTHHNSLDCDFYLRISPETYLKRLVVGGFERVYEIGKNFRNEGMDPSHLQEFTMLEWYVAFWNYRDNMTFVRELIQAVVEKFCGGLVVEYEGQKLDFSGEWPVVDYRDAVKEETGIDLHVVRDVETLKKEVKARGFDEGEDEDFVSYAGMVDWLYKKTVRPKLIQPMFLVHHPSELVPLARRSDEDGTRLDMFQVVVNTWEIVKAYSELVDPTEQRARLEEQMELRAAGDEESMMLEEDFLECMEYGMPPISGLGLGIDRFIALLTDSPTLRDVVLFPSMRPEGQ; encoded by the coding sequence ATGTCCGAATATGATGAAAGACTCGAGAAGATCAATCGCCTGCGCGAAGAGGGCGAGATTGTCTACAAGGGACGGTACGACGTGTCCCACACGGCGGCCCAGGCCCGCGAGCTGACGGATGGCTCGGCGGCGAGCCTTGCCGGTCGCGTGGTGCTCAAGCGCACCTTCGGCAAGCTGCTCTTCGCGACGCTGCAGGATCGGTCCGGCCGCATTCAGTTCTCGCTGAAGGTCAACGACGTTGGCAAAGAGACGTTCGATCGCTGGGCGAAGGACTTCCAGTTGGGCGACTACGTCGGGCTCGCCGGCGAAATGTGGACGACCCAGAAGGGCGAGCGCACCCTCGGCGCGACGGAGCTCGTTGTGCTGTCGCGAGCCATTCGCCCTCTGCCCGAGAAGTGGACCGGCTTGACGAACCAGGAGCTGCGCTATCGCAAGCGCTTCCTCGATCTCGTCTCGAACGAGGAGACGCGCGAGCGTTTCCAGATGCGGTCGCGGATGGTTTCGTACATTCGGCGCTACCTGGACGATCGGGACTTCCTCGAGGTCGAGACGCCGATTCTCCAGGCGGCGGCCTGCGGTGCTTCGGCGCGGCCGTTCTCGACACATCACAATTCGCTGGATTGCGATTTCTACCTGCGCATTTCGCCGGAGACGTACCTGAAGCGTCTCGTCGTCGGCGGGTTCGAGCGCGTCTACGAGATCGGCAAGAATTTCCGCAATGAAGGTATGGATCCGTCGCACTTGCAGGAATTCACCATGCTGGAGTGGTACGTGGCGTTCTGGAACTACCGCGACAACATGACGTTCGTCCGTGAACTGATCCAGGCGGTCGTCGAGAAGTTCTGCGGCGGGCTGGTCGTGGAATACGAAGGCCAGAAATTGGACTTCAGCGGCGAGTGGCCGGTCGTCGATTACCGCGATGCGGTGAAGGAAGAAACGGGCATCGACCTCCACGTCGTGCGCGACGTCGAGACCCTGAAGAAGGAAGTCAAGGCGCGCGGATTCGATGAAGGCGAGGACGAGGATTTCGTTTCGTACGCCGGCATGGTGGATTGGCTTTACAAGAAGACCGTGCGGCCGAAGCTGATCCAGCCGATGTTCCTGGTGCACCATCCGTCGGAGCTGGTTCCGCTAGCGCGGCGCAGCGACGAGGACGGCACGCGCCTGGACATGTTCCAGGTTGTCGTCAACACGTGGGAAATCGTGAAGGCCTACTCGGAGCTCGTCGATCCGACGGAGCAGCGCGCGCGTCTCGAGGAACAGATGGAACTGCGCGCGGCAGGCGACGAAGAGTCGATGATGCTCGAAGAGGATTTCCTCGAGTGCATGGAGTACGGCATGCCGCCGATCTCCGGGCTGGGGCTTGGGATCGATCGTTTCATCGCGTTGCTGACCGATTCGCCGACGTTGCGCGACGTGGTTCTTTTCCCGTCGATGCGCCCGGAAGGGCAGTGA